One genomic segment of Amycolatopsis sp. WQ 127309 includes these proteins:
- a CDS encoding DUF6801 domain-containing protein → MPRRVRPRTLTVSALAAVGLLSAVNGALTGVGSAAPAPAVPPDTNAKTSVTVTCPFADPLGARKLTAETAATLPAQAKTGTSATIREFATKLTLPRDVALSFLPAGATAGSLQGSLNVDLAVHQGDRADKVPVPLTVAATPLPDTGDVTLTAAGAVPEIALNTVGAVTFDVTAPTLSLTAVPPAGTVATQPAALIACTLDPDQQTTLGKVLVLPPVKPGTAAKKPAAAAAEAPAPGDPPTEDEFAVPLSLVTIMTRSTVKKLGATVTADPSFLINGLFILNLNDGSSRVTGSTTFNQATTSFLGFGFVPTTATVEFLPVDYRNSKIIEVAGNITTDPDTGATFLNTTLQVMARLSNAKVNGVPLDLGPDCVTAETVTLTLNGPYEAFGVGHIQTDPDKGFRLPAFTGCGTGGQDLSPLLTGMSSGDGNQAYVDTYNLVVCTDPDSTQCPPGSDGPPPDALKAAAKHAEKAVKKPH, encoded by the coding sequence ATGCCCCGTCGAGTCCGGCCCCGCACCCTCACCGTTTCCGCGCTGGCGGCCGTCGGCCTGCTGTCGGCGGTGAACGGCGCGCTGACGGGAGTCGGCTCGGCCGCGCCCGCACCCGCGGTCCCGCCGGACACGAACGCGAAGACGTCGGTGACGGTGACCTGCCCCTTCGCCGATCCGCTCGGCGCGCGCAAGCTCACCGCCGAGACGGCGGCCACGCTGCCGGCGCAGGCGAAGACCGGGACGTCGGCGACGATCCGCGAGTTCGCCACGAAGCTCACCCTCCCCCGCGACGTCGCGCTCTCCTTCCTCCCGGCCGGGGCCACCGCCGGGTCGCTGCAGGGGAGCCTGAACGTCGACCTCGCCGTGCACCAGGGCGACCGCGCGGACAAGGTCCCGGTCCCCCTCACCGTGGCGGCCACCCCGCTGCCGGACACCGGGGACGTCACCCTGACCGCCGCCGGCGCCGTGCCGGAGATCGCGCTGAACACCGTCGGCGCCGTCACCTTCGACGTCACCGCGCCGACGCTCTCGCTGACGGCGGTGCCACCGGCCGGCACCGTGGCCACACAGCCGGCGGCGCTGATCGCGTGCACCCTCGATCCCGACCAGCAGACGACGCTGGGCAAGGTGCTGGTCCTCCCGCCGGTGAAGCCGGGGACAGCGGCGAAGAAGCCGGCCGCGGCCGCCGCCGAAGCCCCCGCTCCGGGCGATCCGCCGACCGAGGACGAGTTCGCGGTGCCGCTGAGCCTGGTCACGATCATGACGAGGTCGACGGTCAAGAAGCTCGGCGCGACCGTCACCGCCGACCCGTCGTTCCTGATCAACGGGCTGTTCATCCTCAACCTGAACGACGGCAGCTCGCGGGTGACCGGGTCGACCACCTTCAACCAGGCGACGACGTCGTTCCTCGGCTTCGGTTTCGTGCCGACGACCGCGACCGTGGAGTTCCTGCCGGTCGACTACCGCAACAGCAAGATCATCGAGGTCGCCGGGAACATCACGACCGACCCGGACACCGGGGCCACCTTCCTGAACACCACGCTGCAGGTGATGGCCCGGCTGAGCAACGCGAAGGTCAACGGCGTCCCGCTCGACCTCGGCCCCGACTGCGTGACGGCGGAGACGGTGACGCTCACCCTGAACGGCCCGTACGAGGCGTTCGGGGTCGGGCACATCCAGACGGACCCGGACAAGGGGTTCCGCCTCCCGGCGTTCACCGGCTGCGGCACCGGCGGGCAGGACCTGTCGCCGCTGCTCACCGGCATGAGCTCCGGCGACGGCAACCAGGCCTACGTGGACACCTACAACCTGGTGGTGTGCACGGATCCGGACAGCACCCAGTGCCCGCCCGGCTCCGACGGACCGCCGCCGGACGCGCTGAAGGCGGCCGCGAAGCACGCGGAGAAGGCCGTCAAGAAACCACACTGA
- a CDS encoding DUF6801 domain-containing protein yields MSRLSRLSAGIATTATAIGAIAVLTAGVASAATITYAAGGAAGLTYNCTFPGISPQPVAIKAQLNAPDVVVHGTTITPTAVGGTAAISATVHSLLTAVGYDGIRGTATVPVTASSGTLSSGSASGLNIPQVIYPTGGGITVNISQVATSSIPNWTAPAAAGSATLSLTSGLTANLEFHKKSTNTWSPWTMNCTLKVTSPAQNLAFSPSITVS; encoded by the coding sequence ATGTCCCGACTCAGCAGGCTGTCCGCCGGTATCGCCACCACCGCGACCGCCATCGGCGCCATCGCGGTGCTGACGGCCGGCGTCGCGTCGGCCGCGACGATCACCTACGCCGCCGGCGGCGCGGCGGGGCTCACCTACAACTGCACCTTCCCCGGTATCTCGCCGCAGCCGGTCGCGATCAAGGCGCAGCTCAACGCGCCCGACGTCGTCGTGCACGGCACCACCATCACCCCCACCGCCGTGGGTGGCACCGCCGCCATCAGCGCGACCGTGCACTCGCTGCTCACCGCGGTCGGTTACGACGGCATCCGCGGCACGGCGACCGTCCCGGTCACCGCGTCCTCGGGGACGCTGTCGTCCGGGTCGGCCAGCGGGCTGAACATCCCGCAGGTGATCTACCCGACCGGCGGGGGGATCACGGTGAACATCTCGCAGGTCGCGACGTCCAGCATCCCGAACTGGACCGCCCCGGCCGCCGCGGGTTCCGCCACCCTGTCGCTCACGAGCGGCCTGACGGCGAACCTGGAGTTCCACAAGAAGTCGACCAACACCTGGTCGCCGTGGACGATGAACTGCACCCTGAAGGTGACGAGCCCGGCGCAGAACCTCGCGTTCAGCCCGAGCATCACCGTCTCCTGA
- a CDS encoding MCE family protein, producing the protein MLTRRVRIQVVLFVIIALATTAFVGANYAGLGRLFGSGSYTVKLELAEGGGLFTNGEVTYRGVAVGRVGELRLTTTGTEADLLIDDGAPPIPENSQAVVANRSAVGEQYVDLQPRTADRPYLAQGSVIRRESTTLPLPVNNLLTDLDSFTASVPTQDLRTVVNELDDALRGAGPDLQTLMDSATTFTQEASTHLPQTSKLIGDGATVLRTQVDSAAEWRSFSSNAKVFAQQLANSDGDLRRLIATAPPAASELSSLLKENDPGLPILLANLLTTSRVFATRTDAEQQFLVNTPKAVAAVGSALNDRGTALRMGLVLNFDNPPPCRQGYEDTPHRASTDVSPLPFRTDAACTLPYGNESSVRGTQNAPHPAVPAPAVPGGLTGPLGFGTQATSTSLEEMLWLR; encoded by the coding sequence ATGCTGACGCGCAGAGTGCGGATCCAGGTGGTCCTGTTCGTCATCATCGCCCTGGCCACGACGGCGTTCGTGGGCGCGAACTACGCGGGTCTCGGCCGGTTGTTCGGCTCCGGCAGCTACACGGTCAAGCTGGAGCTGGCCGAAGGCGGCGGCCTGTTCACCAACGGCGAGGTGACCTACCGCGGCGTCGCCGTCGGCCGGGTCGGCGAGCTGCGGCTCACCACCACCGGCACCGAGGCCGACCTGCTCATCGACGACGGCGCCCCGCCGATCCCGGAGAACTCCCAGGCCGTGGTGGCGAACCGGTCCGCGGTCGGCGAGCAGTACGTCGACCTGCAGCCGCGCACGGCCGACCGGCCGTACCTGGCCCAGGGCTCGGTGATCCGGCGCGAGTCGACGACGCTGCCGCTGCCGGTGAACAACCTGCTGACGGACCTGGACTCCTTCACCGCGTCCGTGCCGACGCAGGACCTGCGCACGGTGGTGAACGAGCTCGACGACGCCCTGCGCGGCGCCGGCCCGGACCTGCAGACGCTGATGGACTCGGCGACGACGTTCACCCAGGAAGCGAGCACGCACCTGCCGCAGACGTCGAAGCTGATCGGCGACGGCGCGACCGTGCTGCGCACCCAGGTCGACTCCGCGGCCGAGTGGCGCTCGTTCAGCAGCAACGCCAAGGTGTTCGCCCAGCAGCTGGCGAACTCCGACGGCGACCTTCGGCGGCTGATCGCGACCGCGCCACCCGCGGCGTCGGAACTTTCGAGCCTCTTGAAGGAGAACGACCCGGGCCTGCCGATCCTGCTGGCCAACCTGCTGACGACGTCCCGGGTGTTCGCCACCCGCACCGACGCCGAGCAGCAGTTCCTGGTCAACACGCCCAAGGCCGTCGCGGCCGTCGGCTCGGCGCTGAACGACCGGGGCACCGCGCTGCGGATGGGGCTGGTGCTGAACTTCGACAACCCGCCGCCGTGCCGGCAGGGCTACGAGGACACCCCGCACCGGGCGAGCACCGACGTCTCGCCGCTGCCGTTCCGGACCGACGCGGCGTGCACGCTGCCCTACGGGAACGAGAGTTCGGTGCGCGGCACGCAGAACGCGCCGCACCCGGCCGTGCCGGCCCCGGCCGTGCCGGGCGGGCTGACCGGCCCGCTCGGGTTCGGCACCCAGGCGACGTCGACGAGCCTCGAGGAGATGCTGTGGCTGCGGTGA
- a CDS encoding MCE family protein yields the protein MKRALAAAAVGCLLLTGCSSGEFKGVYDLPLPGGADVGAHPYDVTVQFADVLDLVPQAAVKVGDVPVGRVREIRLGTDGWTAETVLEVNGDVVLPANAVARLRQSSLLGEKFVELAPPDDTTAAQSGPRLANGATITLDRTNRNPEFEEIFGALSLLLNGGGIGQLQTINRELSKVMDGNEEQIRSFLGGVDSLMTDLDAHRSDITEALDGLNRLSATLANRHEQVSGALTDLTPGLQSLTEQRTQLVSMLQSLDRLSTVATDVVDRSRDDLVADLRSLAPILQQLAKAGDDLPQSLQMLPTFPFPDSVLPAVKGDYINVYTSMIPAAGVPLPPPGQGVPPGLPTLPLPSGEARVSGGR from the coding sequence ATGAAGCGGGCCCTCGCCGCCGCGGCCGTCGGCTGCCTCCTGCTCACCGGCTGCTCGTCGGGTGAATTCAAGGGCGTCTACGACCTGCCGCTGCCCGGTGGCGCCGACGTCGGCGCCCACCCGTACGACGTGACCGTGCAGTTCGCCGACGTCCTCGACCTCGTGCCGCAGGCCGCGGTGAAGGTGGGCGACGTCCCGGTCGGGCGCGTCCGGGAGATCCGGCTCGGCACCGACGGCTGGACGGCCGAGACCGTGCTCGAGGTCAACGGCGACGTCGTGCTGCCCGCCAACGCCGTCGCGCGGCTGCGCCAGTCCAGCCTGCTGGGCGAGAAGTTCGTCGAGCTGGCGCCACCGGACGACACCACGGCCGCGCAGAGTGGCCCGCGGCTCGCGAACGGCGCCACGATCACCCTGGACCGCACCAACCGCAACCCCGAGTTCGAAGAGATCTTCGGCGCGTTGTCCCTGCTGCTCAACGGGGGCGGGATCGGGCAGCTGCAGACGATCAACCGCGAGCTGTCGAAGGTGATGGACGGCAACGAGGAGCAGATCCGCTCGTTCCTGGGCGGGGTCGACAGCCTGATGACCGACCTGGACGCGCACCGCTCCGACATCACCGAGGCGCTCGACGGCCTCAACCGCCTGTCGGCGACGCTGGCGAACCGGCACGAGCAGGTTTCCGGCGCGCTGACCGACCTGACGCCCGGCCTGCAGTCGCTGACCGAGCAGCGCACGCAGCTCGTCTCGATGCTGCAGTCGCTCGACCGGCTCTCGACGGTGGCCACCGACGTCGTCGACCGCAGCCGCGACGACCTGGTCGCCGACCTGCGCTCGCTCGCGCCGATCCTGCAGCAGCTGGCCAAGGCCGGGGACGACCTGCCGCAGTCGCTGCAGATGCTGCCGACGTTCCCGTTCCCCGACTCGGTGCTCCCCGCGGTGAAGGGCGACTACATCAACGTCTACACGTCGATGATCCCGGCGGCCGGCGTGCCGCTGCCGCCGCCCGGCCAGGGCGTCCCGCCCGGCCTGCCGACGCTCCCGCTGCCGAGCGGCGAAGCCCGCGTCTCCGGAGGCCGCTGA
- a CDS encoding MCE family protein: MSALTTTRAGVLTSRFIAAALLLALVVTAALWWVFAGSGQHHVTAFFSRAVGVYPGSDVRVLGVRIGEVDKVTPRGEQVQVDMSVDGSVGVAQDTTVLVIAPSVVADRYVQFAKPARGGPRLPDGASIPVQRTATPVELDQLYASLDSLTKALGPNGANSQGALSDLLKTGAANLQGNGQAFNDSVKNFAQLARTLAGNSGDLFGTVDELQQFTTMLSTNDQQVSSVNQQLSQVSGTLAANSGELAHALDGLGRALGDIQGFIRDNRGALKANVDNLVTTTQTLVEQRASLAGTLDAVPLAVTNVLNAVDPDTGRLLGRANLDYYQELPLPVTGDVYTNGGGR; encoded by the coding sequence GTGAGCGCGCTGACCACCACCAGGGCCGGGGTCCTGACCAGCCGGTTCATCGCCGCCGCCCTGCTGCTCGCGCTCGTCGTGACGGCCGCGTTGTGGTGGGTGTTCGCCGGCAGCGGCCAGCACCACGTCACGGCGTTCTTCTCCCGCGCGGTCGGCGTCTACCCCGGCTCCGACGTCCGCGTGCTCGGCGTCCGGATCGGCGAGGTCGACAAGGTCACCCCGCGCGGCGAGCAGGTGCAGGTCGACATGAGCGTCGACGGCTCGGTCGGCGTCGCCCAGGACACGACGGTCCTGGTGATCGCGCCCAGTGTCGTCGCCGACCGCTACGTCCAGTTCGCCAAGCCGGCCCGCGGCGGGCCGCGGCTGCCGGACGGCGCGTCGATCCCGGTGCAGCGCACGGCGACGCCGGTGGAGCTCGACCAGCTCTACGCCAGCCTCGACTCGCTCACCAAGGCCCTCGGCCCGAACGGCGCGAACTCCCAGGGCGCGCTGTCGGACCTGCTGAAGACCGGCGCGGCGAACCTGCAGGGCAACGGCCAGGCGTTCAACGACAGCGTCAAGAACTTCGCCCAGCTGGCCCGCACGCTGGCCGGCAACTCGGGCGACCTGTTCGGCACCGTCGACGAGCTCCAGCAGTTCACGACCATGCTCTCGACCAACGACCAGCAGGTCAGCAGCGTCAACCAGCAGCTCTCGCAGGTGTCGGGCACGCTGGCCGCCAACAGCGGCGAGCTGGCCCACGCCCTCGACGGCCTGGGCCGCGCGCTCGGCGACATCCAGGGGTTCATCCGCGACAACCGGGGCGCGCTCAAGGCCAACGTGGACAACCTGGTGACGACGACGCAGACGCTCGTCGAGCAGCGCGCCTCGCTGGCCGGCACGCTCGACGCCGTCCCGCTGGCCGTGACGAACGTGCTCAACGCGGTCGACCCGGACACCGGACGGCTGCTCGGCCGGGCGAACCTCGACTACTACCAGGAACTTCCGCTGCCGGTCACCGGCGACGTCTACACCAACGGGGGCGGACGATGA
- a CDS encoding MCE family protein, giving the protein MKSFKERNPLVLGVLGSVALAALLTVTFNYDNLPIVGGGTTYEAEFSEAAGLQADDEVRIAGIKVGEVRDVALADDHVLVSFRVKDAWVGDRTSVQIKIKTLLGRKFLALDPSGDAVQNPDQAIPRTRTVTPYDVTDAFNGLANTVGSIDTKQLADSFTTLSDTFRNSPEHVRSALDGLSQLSKTVSSRDSQISELLANARTLTTTLANSNDDFEKLIDDGNLLLTELNRRRDAIHDLLTGSARLADQLSGLVQDNTAQLKPALQALNQVTDLLKRQNDNLTKGLQLAGPYFRVVTNTTGNGHWIDAYLCGLLPENHDPCVPPKNPGGTK; this is encoded by the coding sequence GTGAAGTCCTTCAAGGAGCGCAACCCGCTCGTCCTCGGTGTGCTCGGCAGCGTCGCGCTGGCCGCGCTGCTCACCGTCACGTTCAACTACGACAACCTGCCGATCGTCGGCGGCGGCACGACGTACGAGGCCGAGTTCTCCGAGGCGGCCGGCCTGCAGGCCGACGACGAGGTCCGGATCGCCGGCATCAAGGTCGGCGAGGTGCGCGACGTCGCGCTGGCCGACGACCACGTGCTCGTGTCGTTCCGGGTCAAGGACGCCTGGGTCGGCGACCGCACGTCCGTCCAGATCAAGATCAAGACGTTGCTGGGCCGCAAGTTCCTCGCGCTGGACCCGAGCGGCGACGCCGTGCAGAACCCGGACCAGGCGATCCCGCGCACCCGGACCGTCACGCCCTACGACGTCACCGATGCCTTCAACGGGCTCGCGAACACCGTCGGCTCGATCGACACCAAGCAGCTCGCGGACAGCTTCACGACGTTGTCGGACACCTTCCGCAACTCCCCCGAGCACGTCCGCAGCGCGCTCGACGGGCTGTCCCAGCTGTCGAAGACGGTGTCGAGCCGCGACAGCCAGATCTCCGAGCTGCTGGCCAACGCCCGGACGCTGACCACGACGCTGGCGAACTCGAACGACGACTTCGAGAAGCTGATCGACGACGGCAACCTGCTGCTCACCGAGCTGAACCGGCGCCGCGACGCGATCCACGACCTGCTCACCGGCTCGGCCCGGCTCGCCGACCAGCTCAGCGGGCTGGTGCAGGACAACACCGCGCAGCTCAAGCCCGCGCTGCAGGCGCTCAACCAGGTGACGGACCTGCTCAAGCGGCAGAACGACAACCTGACCAAGGGCCTGCAGCTGGCCGGGCCGTACTTCCGCGTCGTCACCAACACGACCGGCAACGGCCACTGGATCGACGCCTACCTCTGCGGCCTGCTGCCCGAGAACCACGACCCGTGCGTCCCGCCGAAGAACCCGGGAGGGACCAAGTGA
- a CDS encoding MCE family protein — translation MRNIASPLIKSLVFIVVTALATTLLAISITNSGLGGSKPYSAKFLDATSLNVGDDVRISGVRVGQVESLDISDHNRARIGFSLDSGRRLPADVHAVIKYRNMVGQRYIALERGTTATRDLLPEGGEIPLDRTTPALDLTDLFNGFKPLFQALSPNDVNELSGEIVQVLQGEGGTVESLLAHTGSLTTTLAGRDQVIGEVIGNLNTVLKTVNGKGDALANLVSTLRQLVSGLAGDRAAIGDAISGIGDLTQSTAGLFEQARPPLKASIAGLQGVAGNLAQNQSDVDAFLTNLPVKFTEIGRVASYGSWMNFFLCRATLETTPQRGVYVPTPRCES, via the coding sequence GTGAGGAACATCGCCTCCCCGCTGATCAAGAGCCTCGTCTTCATCGTCGTCACCGCGCTCGCCACAACGCTGCTGGCCATCTCCATCACGAACTCCGGCCTCGGCGGCTCGAAGCCGTACTCGGCGAAGTTCCTCGACGCCACCTCGCTCAACGTCGGCGACGACGTGCGCATCTCCGGCGTCCGGGTCGGTCAGGTCGAGTCACTCGACATCAGCGACCACAACCGGGCGCGGATCGGGTTCTCCCTCGACAGCGGCCGCCGGCTGCCCGCCGACGTCCACGCGGTCATCAAGTACCGCAACATGGTCGGGCAGCGCTATATCGCGCTGGAGCGCGGCACCACCGCGACGCGGGACCTGCTGCCCGAAGGCGGCGAGATCCCGCTGGACCGGACGACACCCGCGTTGGACCTCACCGACCTGTTCAACGGCTTCAAGCCGCTGTTCCAGGCCCTCTCGCCCAACGACGTCAACGAGCTCTCCGGCGAGATCGTCCAGGTGCTGCAGGGTGAAGGCGGCACCGTCGAGAGCCTGCTCGCCCACACCGGCTCGCTGACCACCACCCTCGCCGGGCGCGACCAGGTGATCGGCGAGGTGATCGGGAACCTCAACACGGTCCTGAAGACGGTCAACGGCAAGGGTGACGCGCTCGCGAACCTCGTCTCCACGCTGCGGCAGCTGGTGTCCGGGCTGGCCGGCGACCGCGCCGCGATCGGCGACGCCATCAGCGGCATCGGCGACCTCACCCAGTCGACCGCCGGGCTGTTCGAGCAGGCCCGCCCGCCGCTCAAGGCCAGCATCGCCGGCCTGCAGGGCGTCGCCGGGAACCTGGCCCAGAACCAGTCCGATGTGGACGCTTTCCTGACGAACCTGCCGGTCAAGTTCACCGAGATCGGCCGGGTCGCCTCCTACGGCTCGTGGATGAACTTCTTCCTCTGCCGCGCCACCCTGGAAACCACGCCCCAGCGCGGTGTCTACGTCCCGACGCCGAGGTGTGAGTCGTGA
- a CDS encoding MCE family protein: protein MRRDTRRKAGVRTAGVLFLAVMGVLVTLSIKVYDKDFVSTVPVTLKASRIGNQLSPGGQVKARGVLVGEIRDVKATPEGAEVALALEPGKVDMLPKDVSALLVPKTLFGERYVQLSIPDGDQGPHLSAGDVIAQDRSANAIELERVFDNLLPLLKAVQPQKLATTLTAVSTALQGRGEQLGQTIDTAASYLKEFNPNLPQLTSDIRDLATVSQVYGDIAPDLLDALTASAVTLNTVKEKQADLAGVYQQVTSSSQEITTFLQNNHDNLISLAADSRAPLEIAAKYSPSFACTLASLNALRGSMDKVLGAGTNEPGLHAEVAVTADSGKYLPGKDDPRFTDGGEPRCYPSGVAPTAGTAAATPGATGHPLLPGGQGDLGVANSPQEQQLLATLVAPSIGVPDAQVPGWSSVLVGPLYRGTEVKLK from the coding sequence ATGAGACGCGATACCCGCCGGAAGGCCGGGGTCCGCACCGCCGGGGTGCTGTTCCTGGCCGTGATGGGCGTGCTGGTCACGCTGTCCATCAAGGTCTACGACAAGGACTTCGTCAGTACAGTGCCGGTGACGCTCAAGGCGAGCCGCATCGGCAACCAGCTCTCCCCCGGCGGCCAGGTCAAGGCCCGCGGCGTGCTGGTCGGCGAGATCCGCGACGTCAAGGCGACGCCGGAAGGCGCGGAGGTCGCGCTGGCCCTGGAGCCGGGCAAGGTCGACATGCTGCCCAAGGACGTCTCCGCGTTGCTGGTCCCGAAGACGCTGTTCGGCGAGCGGTACGTCCAGCTGTCCATCCCGGACGGCGACCAGGGCCCGCACCTGAGCGCGGGTGACGTCATCGCGCAGGACCGCTCGGCCAACGCGATCGAGCTGGAGCGGGTCTTCGACAACCTGCTGCCGCTGCTCAAGGCCGTCCAGCCGCAGAAGCTCGCGACGACGCTGACCGCGGTGTCGACGGCGCTGCAGGGCCGCGGCGAGCAGCTCGGGCAGACGATCGACACGGCCGCGAGCTACCTCAAGGAGTTCAACCCCAACCTGCCGCAGCTCACCTCGGACATCCGGGACCTGGCCACGGTTTCCCAGGTGTACGGCGACATCGCGCCCGATCTGCTCGACGCGCTCACCGCCTCCGCCGTCACGCTCAACACGGTCAAGGAGAAGCAGGCCGACCTGGCCGGGGTCTACCAGCAGGTGACGTCGTCGTCGCAGGAGATCACGACGTTCCTGCAGAACAACCACGACAACCTCATCTCCCTGGCCGCCGACAGCCGCGCGCCGCTGGAGATCGCCGCGAAGTACTCCCCCAGCTTCGCCTGCACCCTCGCTTCGCTGAACGCCCTGAGGGGATCCATGGACAAGGTGCTCGGCGCGGGCACGAACGAACCGGGCCTGCACGCCGAGGTCGCGGTGACCGCCGACAGCGGCAAGTACCTGCCCGGCAAGGACGACCCGCGCTTCACCGACGGCGGCGAGCCCCGCTGTTACCCCTCCGGCGTCGCCCCGACCGCCGGCACCGCCGCGGCCACCCCCGGTGCCACCGGCCACCCGCTGCTGCCCGGCGGTCAGGGTGACCTCGGCGTCGCGAACTCGCCGCAGGAACAGCAGCTGCTCGCCACGCTCGTCGCGCCGTCGATCGGCGTGCCGGACGCGCAGGTGCCCGGCTGGAGCAGCGTGCTCGTCGGCCCGCTCTACCGCGGCACGGAGGTGAAGCTCAAGTGA
- a CDS encoding ABC transporter permease, translating into MTTTEVPATRGTRVREAVDRRFGFLDTLGDQILFFLRAIAWIPRALRRYLREVVRLLAEVSFGSGALAVIGGTIGVMIGMTVATGTVVGLQGYSALNQVGTSAFAGFVSAYFNTREIAPLVSGLALSATVGCGFTAQLGAMRISEEIDALEVMGIPSVPYLVTTRVIAGFLAVIPLYAIGLLSSYLASRQITVWFFGQSAGTYDHYFLLFLPPGDVLWSFGKVLVFSVVVVLAHCYYGFRASGGPAGVGVAVGRAVRTAIVAISVLDFFLSLAIWGATTTVQVAG; encoded by the coding sequence GTGACCACCACGGAAGTCCCCGCCACACGCGGCACGCGGGTGCGCGAAGCCGTCGACCGCCGGTTCGGGTTCCTCGACACCCTCGGCGACCAGATCCTGTTCTTCCTGCGCGCGATCGCCTGGATCCCGCGGGCGCTGCGCCGCTACCTGCGCGAAGTCGTCCGGCTGCTGGCCGAGGTCAGCTTCGGCAGCGGCGCGCTCGCCGTCATCGGCGGCACGATCGGCGTGATGATCGGGATGACCGTCGCCACCGGCACGGTCGTCGGGCTGCAGGGCTACTCCGCCCTCAACCAGGTCGGCACGTCGGCGTTCGCCGGGTTCGTCTCGGCCTACTTCAACACCCGCGAGATCGCGCCGCTCGTCTCCGGCCTCGCGCTGAGCGCCACCGTCGGCTGCGGGTTCACCGCGCAGCTCGGCGCGATGCGCATCTCCGAGGAGATCGACGCGCTCGAGGTCATGGGCATCCCGAGCGTCCCGTACCTGGTGACGACGCGCGTGATCGCCGGTTTCCTCGCCGTCATCCCGCTCTACGCGATCGGCCTGCTCTCGAGCTACCTCGCCTCGCGGCAGATCACCGTGTGGTTCTTCGGCCAGTCCGCGGGCACCTACGACCACTACTTCCTGCTGTTCCTGCCGCCCGGCGACGTGCTCTGGTCGTTCGGGAAGGTCCTGGTGTTCAGCGTCGTCGTGGTCCTGGCGCACTGTTACTACGGCTTCCGCGCGAGCGGCGGCCCGGCCGGCGTCGGCGTCGCCGTGGGCCGCGCGGTGCGCACCGCGATCGTCGCGATCAGCGTCCTCGACTTCTTCCTGTCCCTGGCCATCTGGGGCGCGACGACCACCGTGCAGGTGGCCGGATGA
- a CDS encoding ABC transporter permease, producing MAERTTTTSFPGAAALRQTGRLYALGLDVVRLTFRRPFQTRELIQQFWFIASVSILPTALVSIPFGAVIALHIGSLTTQIGAQSFTGAASVLAIIQQAAPIVTALLIAGAGGSAMCADLGSRTIREEIDAMEVLGVSPVQRLIVPRVLAAMGVAIFLNGMVSVVGVLGGYFFNVVMQHGTPGAYLASFSALAQLPDLWISEIKALIFGFVAGVVASYRGLNPKGGPKGVGDAVNQSVVITFLLLFVLNLVLTTVYLQLVPPKGS from the coding sequence ATGGCCGAACGGACGACGACGACGTCGTTCCCCGGGGCCGCCGCACTGCGGCAGACCGGGCGGCTTTACGCGCTCGGCCTCGACGTCGTCCGGCTGACGTTCCGGCGTCCCTTCCAGACGCGCGAGCTGATCCAGCAGTTCTGGTTCATCGCGAGCGTCTCGATCCTGCCGACGGCCCTGGTGTCGATCCCGTTCGGCGCGGTCATCGCGCTGCACATCGGGTCCCTCACCACGCAGATCGGCGCACAGTCGTTCACCGGCGCGGCGAGCGTGCTGGCCATCATCCAGCAGGCCGCCCCGATCGTGACGGCGCTGCTCATCGCCGGCGCCGGCGGCAGCGCGATGTGCGCCGACCTGGGCTCGCGGACCATCCGCGAAGAGATCGACGCGATGGAGGTGCTCGGCGTCTCGCCGGTCCAGCGCCTGATCGTGCCGCGGGTGCTCGCCGCGATGGGCGTGGCGATCTTCCTCAACGGCATGGTGAGCGTGGTCGGCGTGCTCGGCGGCTACTTCTTCAACGTCGTCATGCAGCACGGCACCCCGGGCGCGTACCTGGCGAGCTTCTCCGCCCTCGCCCAGCTGCCCGACCTGTGGATCAGTGAGATCAAGGCGCTCATCTTCGGCTTCGTCGCCGGGGTCGTCGCCTCCTACCGCGGGCTCAACCCCAAGGGCGGGCCGAAGGGCGTCGGCGACGCGGTCAACCAGTCCGTGGTCATCACGTTCCTGCTGCTGTTCGTGCTGAACCTGGTGCTCACCACCGTCTACCTGCAACTCGTGCCGCCCAAGGGGAGCTGA